In Gemmatimonadota bacterium, the DNA window GTGTTGGTCCCGTTCACGCAGCCGTTGTAGCCCAGCAGCGCGCGCTCCTCGTTGCCGCCGTAGCGGCGGATGTACCAGGACAGAATGCGCGTGCCGTAGCACAGGTTGGTTTCGATGTCGTACAGATCCCCGTCGGGGTCGCACCCGTTCCAGTGGCCCCGGTGCGTCGGCATGACCTGCATGAGCCCGCGGGCGCCCACGAAGCTGGTCGCCGCCGGCTTGCCGCGGCTCTCGAGCCACAGGATCGACAGCACCATCGCGGGGTCGAGCTCGCTGCGGTAGGAGTATTCGACCAGCGGCCAGGCGATCTGCCGGGCCCGCTCCGCCGGGACCCCGCGTACCTGCAGCACCTGCTCTACCGGCTGCACGTGCTCGCGGTACACGCGTACGAAGTCGTGGGTCTCCTCTCCTTCCACTCGGAGGGCGGCCATCTTCTCGCTGAGGGAGACGACTTCGCCGCCGTCCACGCGCTGGAACTCGTCTACGGGCTCGTAGATGGGCAACGCGAGCGCCTTGTTGGTTGCGTCACCCAGCGTGAACCCGGCGAGCGCCAAGAGCGGAACGGCCAGCGCGAGCAGCTTGGCGCGCCGGCCCAGGCGCTCGAGTTCCTCGAATAAGCCCACACGGGGCCGTCGTGGCCTGTTGGACCGCTTACGTGGCATAGAATCGGTGCTGTGGCCGGGAAGAGTACGACTCGGCGATCGAAATGTGTACGAGCCCCAGCGGGCTGGCAAGCTTCACGCTCGCGCGTCCTCGATGAGGCGATCCAACTGTTCGGGAGAGATCCGATAGATCTCGCCGCAGAAGGCGCACGTCAGCTCGGCTCCCGGGACGTCCGGCACTTCCTTGACCGCGCGCATCTCGACTGTTCCGAGCAACGCGAGCGCCCGCTCGGCGCGCTCGGGGCCGCACGGGCAAGCGAAGCGCACGGCGCGCTCCTCCTGAACGCGGAAGCCGTCAGTCGCCGCCAGCCGCCGAAGGATGTCCGCCGGACCGTCGCCCCCGAGCAGCATTTCCGTGGGTGGAGGAAGCGCGGACACGGCCTCTTCGAGCAGCGCGGCGTCCCTGCCGTCGGCTCCCGGCATGAGCTGCGCGAGGTAGCCGCCGGCAGCCTGGACCTCGCCGTCGGCGCTTACGAAGACGCCGATGCCCACCGCCGAAGGGACTTGCTCGCTGAGCACGAAGTAGTAGGCGAGATCCTCGCCTATTTCGCCCGACCGGAGCTCCACGGTGCTGACGTAGGGCTCGCCCATGGCCAGGTCGCGGGTGACGGTGAGGTTGCCCGGGAGGCCGACAGCCTGCCCGACGTTGAGCTTGCCGCTGGCGGCCACCTGGGCGATGTCCGGCCGCGGATTGCCTACCAGGGCGCGCACGTCGCCCGAGGGCGTGGCGCTGGCGATCAGGGAGCCGAGCGGCCCGGACCCCTTCACCCGCAGGGTAACGAGGTGCTCGTCGTCCTTCAGGAGCGCGCCGAGCAGGAGCGCCCCCAGCGCCACGCGGCCCACCGCGGCCGTGGCGACCGGGTCGGTCCCCTGCCTGCGCCGGATCTCCCCGACCACCTCCACTCCGTCGAGCGCGAGCAGGCGGTAGCGACCTCCCGCCGCGGTGGCGCGGACGAGGCGTCCGGGCGCGGGGGCTACCAATCCTCGGAGTGCGTGCTCTCGCGGACCAGCACGAGCACGGCGGCCTGCGGGACCACCAGGTAGGCATCCCCCTCGAAGGTGATCTCGACGGCGGCCTTGCGGAAGAAAATGGCGTAGTCGCCGCGCTCGGCCTGGACGGGCAGGTAACGCGCTTCTCCGCTGGCGATGCGCCACGGTTCGGAGTCCAGGTCGGTGGGGGGCGAGATGGGTGTTCCGGGCCCGGTGGCCATCACCGTACCACCGCGCACGGCCTGCGCGTCCACGGCGCTGGCGGGCAGGTACAGTCCGACCTTGCTCTTCTCCTCACCCTTCTCCGGCCGGATGAGGATGCGGTCGCCGACTACGATCAGGTGCTTCGGCTGCTTCGGTTCGGAGTCCGATCCGCTGCTCACGCGCCCGCGTCTCCATGCGGGGCGTCCACGATGCCCTCTTCGACGAACTCGTAGCGTCCCTCGAGCACCCTCTGCGCGAGCCTGTAGTTCGACACGTCGTCGTTGTCGAAGAGGCTGTCGAAGAGCACCTCGACGCGCCGCCGCGCGCCCTTCGCGAAGGCGTCGGCGAGCTCGTGGGCCGGCTCGGTGTCCAGATGCAGAGCGTAGGAGCAGGACGCGGCCACCGCGAACAACTCGGCGCCTATGTCCACGACCCTCCCGAGCACAGCCTGGCGGCGCTCCAGCTTGGGCCCGAACCGCGCCATCGCGTAGCCCAGGTTGCGCGCCAACCGGCTCGCCGCGCGATCCGCCCAGCGGATGTGGCGCGCGAGCGGACCGAAGTCCCCGTGCTTGGGCCAACGGCCGTAACCGACCACGTTGCCGGCCAGCCACTTGGCCATGTGCGCGCCCAGCCCGACCGCGTCCTTGGCCTTGTCGCCCAGGGAGCTGTCCGGCTGCACCATGGAGCCCGCGCGCTGGAGGTGCGGATCGAGAGCCTCGCGCGCGATGAAGAGGCGCATGATCTCGCTCGACCCCTCGAAGATCGTGTTGATGCGCAGGTCGCGCATGACCTGCTCTACGGGAATCGGTGCCTCGCCCCGCGACCCGAGGGAGGCCGCAGTTTCGTAACCGCGGCCGCCGCGCACCTGCATCGTCTCGTCGGCCACCAGCAAGGCGCACTCGGAGTTGAACAACTTCGCGATCGCCGCCTCCAGCCGGATGTCGTAGTCGCCGGCGTCGGCGAGGCTGGCCGCCAGGTCGGCGACCGCTTCCATGGCGAACGCGCGCGCGGCGATGTCGGCGATCTGCTGCGCGACGGCGTCGTGCTTGCCGATCGGCGCGCCCCACTGCGTGCGCTCGGCGGCCCAGCGCCGCACCACCTGGAGGCACCATTTGCCCGCCGAGGAGCACGTCGCCGGGATGGTGAGTCGCCCAGTGTTGAGCGTGATGAGCGCCAGCTTGAGTCCCTTGCCCTCGCCCCAGAGCAGGTTCTCCCTGGGCACCCTCACGTCCTTGAACGAGATCACGCCGTTCTCGATGCCGCGCAGGCCCATGAACTCCAGCCGGCTCTCGGTCTTCACGCCCTCCCAGGAGGATTCCACGATGAACGCCGAGATCCCTCGCCGTCCACCGGGCTTCCTGGCGGGCGTGCGAGCCATGACCACCATCACGTCTGCGATGGGGCCGTTGGTGCACCACAGCTTCTCGCCGTTGAGGATGTAGGCCTGGCCGTCTTCGGTGGGATCGGCGCTAGCCTGCATGCGCGCGGGGTCCGAGCCCACGTCGTGCTCGGTCAGCGCGAACGCCGAGATCTCACCCGCGGCTATGCGCGGCAGGTACTCCTGCTTCTGCTCGGGAGTGCCGAACATCTTGAGGGGCTGCGGCACCCCGATCGACTGATGCGCCGACAGCAGCACCGCCAGCGCGCCGGACTTGCTGCCGATCAGCGAAATGGCGCGACCGTAGGCCCGCTGGGACAGCCCGAGCCCCCCGTACTCCTCGGGTATCTTGATACCGAACGCGCCTATCTTGCGCAGCCCCTCGATGACCTCGGCGGGCACCCGCCCCTCACGCTCTATGCGCTCGGCATCGACCGTGTCCAGGAAGTCGCGCACGCGCTCCATGAACGCCTGCGCCTTGCGGACGTCTTCCGGGTCCGGCTTGGGGTACGGGTGGATCAGGTCCATGCGCAGCCGCCCGAGGAACAACTCCTTGGCGAAGCTGGGCTTGGTCCACTCGGTCTCGCGTGAGGACTCTACCACCTCGCGCGTCTCCCGTTCGGTCACCTCGGCCGGAGCCGATCGCTTCGTCCCTTCCTCCGGCAACGGTGGCGCTTGCGTCGTGCTCATGAGTGCGTCCGTGGAACGATGGGTGTGTGAGGACACCGCTTCCCGCCTGCCACATCCTCCCTCACAGACTACCCTCATGTGGGAGGCTGGTTCAAACATGCGCGGCGCTCGGCACTTTGTAGCGGGACCCGAAAAAGATGTCGCCCAACGTGCCCCGGCTCAATTCCCCTCCCGTGCCCCCGACAAGCGCGCTATGTGGTTTTCCGTCAACGGATTAGGCGCCTCGACGGCGGACACTGCCCTGGCGGGTGCGGGCGTTGCCCATTGAAACGGTCCGCGCGTCGAGCCGTGCACTCGGGGGAACGCGAAGCGCTGCAAAGAGCAAAGCCGCCGAAAGGCGGTGACGCAGAGCCACGGAGCTACAGCGGATTTCCGCCAAGCTAGCCGGGCCGCCAGCGACTCGGGGAACGAGTTTGTCGGCGGCCTCTTGTCGTATCGGGGCTCCGAGTCGATCGAAGCATGGGGTGGGGTGGATGACTGATGTAGTGATGCTCTCGATCTCGGTCCTGTCGTTCATGGTAGCGGGCGTGATCCTGGGTGCCGCGCTCGGCGGCGCGGAGGCGCCGGTGTCGGGCACCGGGCCGGAAGACGCGGGGAAGGGTGGTGGTAGGACGCAGTCGTAGTTGGGTGGCGTGGAGGCTGTGATAGACCGGCGTTGGAGTTCGGACGCCGGCCCGAAATGACAGGTCGGGGTGTGGGTTCTTGCCGCGCTCGTGTTTGCAACCGCAAGGCATCCCCCCCTCCCGGGCCGCGCGAGGCCCCGCCCCGACCTTTCTTCATAGCAGAGGGCGCTTCGACCAGGTCGAGGCGCCCTTTTCGCGTGCCCTCCATTTGATCGGTCCCGGGCGCGGGCCCACATTCGGATCCGTCGCAGCGTTGGATACCCCGAGACCGGACACAGAAGTCGTTGAATCCCGCAATCACGCCGCATCGCGCGCGGCCGAAGCGCGCCAGCCCCTCCTCGGTGTCCCAGCGCTCGGCGGCGCGGAGGGCCGGCTTGTACGTCGCCCTCGCGATCCTGGCCGCGGCTTGCTCCGATGCGACCGCCCCGGTCGACGACACCGATCCGCCACCCGGTCCGACCGTGTCGGTCGAGCAGTTGAGCACCCTCAACCCGCTGACGCGGGGGTTCAGGGTCGATGTCGCGCCCACCGCCGCGGTCACCGTGGATTACTGGACCGAGGGCGAACCCCGCCTGCGAGTGCGAAGCGACCCGGGGCAGAGCCACGAGCTGCTTGTGGGCCGGCTGCTCCCGGACGCGACCTACGAGTACGAGGTGGCGTTCGAGTTCGATGACGCCACGGTCACGGTCGATCCCGCGACCGGCTCCTTCGTCACCGATACGCTCCCGACTTTCCTTCAGGCGGTCACTCTGACGTCCACGGGCGAATCGACCTCTCCGCTCGTGATGCTCGAGTTGAGGGAGCCCACCTTCCAGGGATTCGCGGCGGTCGACTCCAAGGGCCGAGTGGTGTGGTATCATCCCACCACCGGCGGCTCCTGGAGCTGGACGCGTCGCGCCAACGGGAACTTCGTGTTCCTGGACACGGGCGCTGGGCTGAACGAGGTGACGCCGGCCGGGGACATCGTGGCCACGCTCGCTCGCGCCAACAACGAGTCGATCCACCACGACGTCATCGCGACGCCCCAGAACACCGTCTATTTCTTGACGCGGCACCCGCAGCTGGTGGACGGGATCACCTGGGTCGGCGAGATCATCTGGGAGTGGAATCCCGATACGGGAGGGCTCGCGGAGCGCTGGAACAGCTTCGATTTCCTGTCGCCTTCCACCGATACGACCTCTCGGAGCACGCGCTCGGACTGGCTCCACGGCAACAGCCTGAATGTCGGGCCGGCCGGCGGCATCCTGCTGTCCAGCCCCTGGCTCAATCAGGTGATCGCCATCTCGAGCGACTTCACGGCCCTGGCGTGGCGCCTCGGAGGCAAGAACGCCACCATTTTCACCGATTCCGCGGGCACCTTCAATTTCCAGCACACGGCGTCCAGGCTCTCGGAGAACAGGGTGCTCGTCTTCGACAACCGCGGCGGCGGGACGAGCGGCTTCCCCGTATCGCGTGCGCTCGAGCTGGAGGTCGACTTTGCGGCCGACTCCGCCCGCGCCGTGTGGAGCTTCCAGGCGCCGAACGACAACTACGCCTCCATCATCAGCGCCGCCCGCAGGATGGCGAACGGCAACACCATGGTGACGTTCGGCACCTCGGACGGATTCCGCGAGTCGCGCGGGCCCATCGAGGTCTACGAAGTAGCGCCGGGCGGGAGCATCGTCTGGAACCTGGTGGTGGAAGGCCCCGCGCTGATGTATCGGGCGACCCCGTTCGGGGACATCGCGGGTGAGGTCGAGGTGCCTTGAATCCCGCTGTCGCGCTGGTGAGCGCCTACCTGGAGTTGAACGGCTACTTCACCATCGTCGAGCAGTCAGTCGTGCGCGGCGAGGGACAGGGGCGTTTTCGCGAGATCACCGACCTGGACGTGCTCGCGCTGCGTTTCCCCCGCGCCCAGAACGTCGTGCCGCGCGGCCGTCCGGGGCTGGCCGACGACATTCGCTTCGCGGTGGACGACGCGCTGGACATCGCCGACGACTGCATGGACCTGATCATCGGCGAGGTGAAGGAGGGCAAGCCGGCGATCAACGAGGCGCTGCGCTCTGACGACGTGCTGTACACGGCCGTGGCGCGCTTCGGCTGCTGCCCCGAAGACGAAATCGACGGCGTGGTCGACGCGCTGCAAAAGCAGGGCATGGCGCGGCTGCGCCACGGCGTTCGGGAGATTCCCTGCCGCATCCGGCTGGTAGCGTTCGGCGGAGGAAAGACTGGCCCGCGCGCGGACTTCACCGTGGTCTCGATGCGCGACGCCGCGGATTTCGTCCAGGACCACATCGACCGCAACCACCACATC includes these proteins:
- a CDS encoding aryl-sulfate sulfotransferase, with the protein product MYVALAILAAACSDATAPVDDTDPPPGPTVSVEQLSTLNPLTRGFRVDVAPTAAVTVDYWTEGEPRLRVRSDPGQSHELLVGRLLPDATYEYEVAFEFDDATVTVDPATGSFVTDTLPTFLQAVTLTSTGESTSPLVMLELREPTFQGFAAVDSKGRVVWYHPTTGGSWSWTRRANGNFVFLDTGAGLNEVTPAGDIVATLARANNESIHHDVIATPQNTVYFLTRHPQLVDGITWVGEIIWEWNPDTGGLAERWNSFDFLSPSTDTTSRSTRSDWLHGNSLNVGPAGGILLSSPWLNQVIAISSDFTALAWRLGGKNATIFTDSAGTFNFQHTASRLSENRVLVFDNRGGGTSGFPVSRALELEVDFAADSARAVWSFQAPNDNYASIISAARRMANGNTMVTFGTSDGFRESRGPIEVYEVAPGGSIVWNLVVEGPALMYRATPFGDIAGEVEVP
- a CDS encoding co-chaperone GroES family protein, which produces MSSGSDSEPKQPKHLIVVGDRILIRPEKGEEKSKVGLYLPASAVDAQAVRGGTVMATGPGTPISPPTDLDSEPWRIASGEARYLPVQAERGDYAIFFRKAAVEITFEGDAYLVVPQAAVLVLVRESTHSEDW
- the hslO gene encoding Hsp33 family molecular chaperone HslO, which encodes MVAPAPGRLVRATAAGGRYRLLALDGVEVVGEIRRRQGTDPVATAAVGRVALGALLLGALLKDDEHLVTLRVKGSGPLGSLIASATPSGDVRALVGNPRPDIAQVAASGKLNVGQAVGLPGNLTVTRDLAMGEPYVSTVELRSGEIGEDLAYYFVLSEQVPSAVGIGVFVSADGEVQAAGGYLAQLMPGADGRDAALLEEAVSALPPPTEMLLGGDGPADILRRLAATDGFRVQEERAVRFACPCGPERAERALALLGTVEMRAVKEVPDVPGAELTCAFCGEIYRISPEQLDRLIEDARA
- a CDS encoding acyl-CoA dehydrogenase family protein, whose product is MSTTQAPPLPEEGTKRSAPAEVTERETREVVESSRETEWTKPSFAKELFLGRLRMDLIHPYPKPDPEDVRKAQAFMERVRDFLDTVDAERIEREGRVPAEVIEGLRKIGAFGIKIPEEYGGLGLSQRAYGRAISLIGSKSGALAVLLSAHQSIGVPQPLKMFGTPEQKQEYLPRIAAGEISAFALTEHDVGSDPARMQASADPTEDGQAYILNGEKLWCTNGPIADVMVVMARTPARKPGGRRGISAFIVESSWEGVKTESRLEFMGLRGIENGVISFKDVRVPRENLLWGEGKGLKLALITLNTGRLTIPATCSSAGKWCLQVVRRWAAERTQWGAPIGKHDAVAQQIADIAARAFAMEAVADLAASLADAGDYDIRLEAAIAKLFNSECALLVADETMQVRGGRGYETAASLGSRGEAPIPVEQVMRDLRINTIFEGSSEIMRLFIAREALDPHLQRAGSMVQPDSSLGDKAKDAVGLGAHMAKWLAGNVVGYGRWPKHGDFGPLARHIRWADRAASRLARNLGYAMARFGPKLERRQAVLGRVVDIGAELFAVAASCSYALHLDTEPAHELADAFAKGARRRVEVLFDSLFDNDDVSNYRLAQRVLEGRYEFVEEGIVDAPHGDAGA
- a CDS encoding lytic transglycosylase domain-containing protein codes for the protein MGLFEELERLGRRAKLLALAVPLLALAGFTLGDATNKALALPIYEPVDEFQRVDGGEVVSLSEKMAALRVEGEETHDFVRVYREHVQPVEQVLQVRGVPAERARQIAWPLVEYSYRSELDPAMVLSILWLESRGKPAATSFVGARGLMQVMPTHRGHWNGCDPDGDLYDIETNLCYGTRILSWYIRRYGGNEERALLGYNGCVNGTNT